From the genome of Sphingobacterium sp. UGAL515B_05:
TTGATGATTGACGAATTTCTGTTGACTGAAATGAAGGCAGGACGTATTCATCCGGAACAGTTTACTGGAACAACAAAAAAGATAAAGCTGCATGGTCACTGTTACCAAAAGGCTTTTCACCTCGTGACTGTGACAGAACAGGTTCTATCATTCCCGACGAATTTTAGCGTAGAAATTATTCCTTCGGGCTGTTGTGGTATGGCAGGATCATTTGGTTATGAGGCTGAACATTATGATGTTTCGATGAAAGTGGCCGAACTGGTTTTGTTACCAACCATACGTAAAACATCATCCGATACGCTAATTGCTGCGGCGGGCACTTCCTGTAGGCATCAGATTAAAGATGGTGTAGGAAGAAAATCTTATCATCCTGTGGAAATTTTATACGATGCTTTATTGAAATAAAATAAAAACATTGATAATAGTTGTTTGTTATCAGTAATAATGGTAATATTATAAGAGCAATATTCATTAATAACTGATAACAAACAATTCAATATGTACAAGATTCAATCTATAGCATTTCTTGCTACCGCTACGGTGCTGATGGCTAGTTGCGGAAATTCCAATCAGAAGAAAACTGATGGAAGTGATACAACAACGGTTAACAAAATTGAAGGTGTAAAAATCGAACAATTTACGAATGGTACACCGGGCGCAGAAAAGAAGAACTTTTTTCTACGTATCACAGATGAGATCTTAACCGATTCAAGTCGTATTTATATCACAAAATCTCTTTACAAACAAGATACTGTAGGAGCGAAGTTTGAGGTTGTAGATTTTATACCCGCAGGTATAATAGATGGCCAGCCGAGTGATGACGTCGGTTTTACCAAAGGTAAAATTAGAATCTCGTCATCGGGCCAACAGTCTGACAATTTAATTAAAGCGTTAGGGGAATTATTTCAGACGCCTACAACGGATTCTTTTACAAAAGATGTAATTCTTCCGAATGTGTTTTCATCCAATAAGGTGAATGCTGACTTGTCCAAAAAAACAGCCTATAGCTTTAAATTATTTTTGGATAATAAAAAAGCTGCTCCAGCGGAGCTCTTCTTTAATGTAGACACATATAAGCATTCTATTGAATTTTCAGAGAAAGATCCTTCGTTCCGTGCTGGTTTGTTGTCAGCGTTAACCGGTAAATAGGGAAGCTGTGACATGTGCCGCTACTTCGATGAGCCCTAAGTTGTATGCTCAGGTGTAGTGTATAGATTGATTATAAAATAAAAACGGCTAGAAATTATCTAGCCGTTTTTATTTTATATGAAAAAGAGATAGATTTGTACTAATATATTTAGTTTACAATGAAACGTTCCGGCACTGCAGATCTCCCATTACATTATGGCAAAGTACCAGCGTGGCTTTACGAACGAATGGCTTCCCTAGGCCGTTCAATAGTTGAAGTTATCCTCATGGATTATGGTAAAGATGAAGTTTTAAGAAGACTGGCGGATCCATTCTGGTTTCAGAGTTTCGGTGCTGTTCTTGGGATGGATTGGCATTCTTCAGGTATCACAACGGCTGTTATGGGGGCATTAAAACGCGCTATTAATCCAGATGCGAAGTCGCTGGGGCTTTATATCTGTGGGGGGAAAGGCAAGTTGTCAATGCAGACTCCACAGGAACTACTTCAGTTGTCAGATCGAATTGGGTTGGATGGCAACGGCTTGATTCGCAGCAGTAAGCTTGTCGCTAAAGTGGATAACACAGCCATTCAAGATGGTTACCAACTGTATTTACATAATTTTATCGTAACAGATCAGGGTAATTGGTCTGTTGTCCAGCAAGGTATGCATGAAAAAGATGGTACTGCTCGTCGCTACCATTGGCATTCTGAAAAGGTCAAATCGTTCGTTGAAGAACCTCATGCTGGTATCAGTGGGCCTTCGCAAGGTATAATCCTCAACTTGACAGCTGCAGAAGCGGCTGCCAATAGAGCCGGTATCATGACTATAGTGAGAGAGGATTCAAGTAAAGTAATGCAAGATTTCGCTAAACTTATTATGCCAGCTCATCACGATGTACGTGCTGCAGATGTTGACTTGAAAAGATTGGGAGCGATGTTGTACGTCGCCCGAGAAAGTCAACCAAGCCATTTTGAAGATCTACTGCTGTTAAAAGGAGTTGGTCCACGCACGTTACAGTCATTGGCCCTGGTTAGTGAGGTGATCCATGGAGCGCCTTCACGGTTCAACGACCCCGCACGATTTTCCTTTGCTCATGGCGGAAAAGATGGACATCCTTTTCCGGTTCCATTAACCATTTACGATGAGAGCATTCAGATTTTACAAAAAGGTGTTGAAAAATCTAAACTGGGTTATGGTGAAAAGTTAAAATCAATAAACAAGTTGCACCAGATCGTCGTGGATAGCGAAAGAGATTTTCAGCCACAGTTTGATATTCAGCAAATTATAGCGGAGGAACGGAGGGATTCTTGGAAGTATGGAGGCAGGACAGTCTTTGGAGATGCAGAACCTTTGCGAACAAATGGACGGGGTTTGCAATTATCACTTTTCTAGCGGAAATCTGCGGATTGTAATTGTTTTGTTAAAATGTGTTAAAGATCGTTAAAATTATTTGTACGCTAGTATATTTGCTCCGCAATGAAAGCGGTTATTACCATATTCCTTTTCCTATGCTTCTTATTTATCAGAAGCAGTAATAGCCATGCTGTGCTCATTGAATCCGATCGACCAGCTGTCAGTTTTATGTATCAGCATAATCATGCTGACATGCAGCATTATATTGATGCATCGGTTGATCACATCGATCCGCTATTTTATGGTAATATACACAGTGATAATCCCGTTATAGAGGAGTTTGATGCCGAGAATTTTCAATTGACCAAGGATTTGCAGGTAACGTCTCAATTTGTTGCGCTGCTGCTTTTTGCAATTGTCCTTTTTGTTTTTGTTTTTCGATTTGCAAAGAAGATTCCTTTTTGCAATTTCATAGCCTATCTTTTCCCTCAAAGATACGTTCTTCAACAAAACTGGAGAATTTAAAATATTCCCTTCGAAATTTCATATGCTTTGGTGGATATCCTAAGGGATGCTCCATTGCGTTGTAATCGATTTGTACAATCTATTAACAAGTCGAAACGGCCATAAACCAAAGTAGAGGTTATTTCACCAACCAGCACAACAAACAATCAAACTTATTTTTTTAATTAGACGCTTACAAATGAAAAGAGTATTTATGCTCGCTAGTTTGGCTATTAGCTTATGCCAAATCGGGTGTACTTCCAAAAAGGAAGAAAAGGAAGAAAAAGAGAAATTCACAGCGACCTCTCCGGTACAAATGGATACAACTATCCGTAAGGATTTTGTCTCCCAGATTAGATCTTTCCGAAATATTGAGCTTCGGGCTCAAGAGAAGGGCTATCTTGAACAGATTTTCGTGGACGAAGGACAATTTGTCCATAAGGGGCAACTACTTTTTCGGATTATGCCGAAGATGTATGAGGCCGAATACCGCAAATCTTCTGCAGAAGTTAATGTAGCGGAAATTGAAGTTCAAAATACAAAAACATTAGCTGATAAAAATGTTGTATCGCCCAACGAACTCGCTATGGCTAAAGCGAAGCTTGAGCAAGCCAAAGCCGAGGCAGCGATTGCAAAATTACATCTCTCCTTTACAGAAATCAGGGCACCTTTTGACGGAACGATTGATCGGATTCCATTGAAATTGGGGAGTTTGGTGGATGAAGGCGAATTATTGACAAGTCTGTCTGATAATAGTGAGATGTTGGTTTATTTCAATGTTTCCGAACCAGAATATTTAAGTTATCAAACTAACGTTAGTAAACGCGGGGATACCCATGTGGGCCTGCTACTTGCCAATAATGAGCTATTTGCTCAAAATGGTCTTGTAGAGACCATAGAAAGTGAATTTAACAGTGAAACAGGAAATATTGCTTTTAGAGCGAAATTTCCCAACCCAAACCGTCTATTAAAACATGGCGAGAGCGGCAAGGTGGTGATGAACTTTCCGTTGAAACAGGTTTTAATTATTCCACAGAAAGCGACATACGAAATGCAGGACCGTAAATATGTGTATGTAGTCGATAAGGATGGGAAATTAAAAGCTCGTCATATCACAATCGGTAACTCCCTACCAGATCTGTATGTGGTAACGAGCGGACTTCAAAAAGATGATAAATTTTTGTTGGACGGTATTCAGAAAGCAAAAGAGGATGATAAAATCAGCTACAGCTTTGTGCAACCTAAAGACGCTATTTCAAATTTGAAGTTAAAAACAGAATAGACCCCTTACACTTAAATTACTATGTTTAGTCGTTTTATAAATAGACCAGTACTTTCAATCGTTATATCACTGATCATTGTGTTTTTGGGTGTGCTTTCTATGGTACAGCTTCCTGTAACACAATTTCCATCTATATCGCCACCGAAGGTGAATATCACTGCGGAGTATCCTGGAGCAAATGGTGAGTTGATGATTAAATCAGTTATCATACCGCTAGAGCGGGCGATAAATGGGGTTCCGGGCATGAAATACATGGCTTCTGATGCCGGTAACGACGGGGAAGCAAGTATCCAGGTGGTATTCAACCTAGGAACAGATCCGAATCAGGCTTCATTAAATGTGCAGAACCGTGTGGCTTCTGTGGTGAATAAGCTTCCTCCAATTGTGGTACGTGAGGGGGTGAAGATTACACGTGAAGAATCCAATATGCTCATGTACATCAATCTCTATAGCAAAGACAAGGAGCTTGATGGAAACTTTATGTATAACTATGCGGACATGAACATTGTCTCCGAATTACGTCGTGTAGACGGTGTTGGGGTGGCTAATATTCTTGGAACGCGCGAATTAGCGATGCGTATTTGGTTGAAACCAGATCGTATGACAGCCTACAAGATTTCTGCAGAAGAGGTGATGAAAGCCTTATCAGAGCAGAGTTTGGAAGCCTCACCAGGTAAAGCCGGCGAGTCATCTGGTATGACCTCCCAATCTTTTGAATATGTATTGAAATACCCCGGACGTTTTACGACAACTGAAGGCTATGGCAATATCGTGTTACGTGCGGGTGAGAATGGTGAAATGTTACGCTTAAAAGATGTTGCAGACATCAAATTCGGTTCGGCGATGTATGATATCTATTCTACACTGAACGGAAAACCATCCGCAGCCATTGTCTTAAAACAATCCTATGGAAGTAATGCTTCTCAGGTAATCCAAGACGTTAAAAGCAAAATGAAGGAATTGAAGGCATCTTTTCCTAAAGGACTGGATTACGAAATCAGTTATGACGTTTCAAAATTTTTGGATGCATCCATGGAAAAGGTAGTCCATACTTTATTGGAAGCATTTGTGCTTGTTGCTATTGTCGTCTTTCTATTCTTAGGAGATTGGCGCTCGACCTTGATTCCAACCATTGCAGTGCCCGTTTCATTGGTGGGATCATTTTTGTTCATGCAATTTTTTGGAATTACCATCAACTTGATCACCCTATTTGCATTGGTGCTTGCCATTGGTGTGGTTGTGGATGATGCGATTGTGGTTATTGAAGCTGTCCATGCCAAGATGGAAGAGCTTCATATTTCGGCCTATAAGGCGACCAAAAAAGCGATGCATGAAATCAGCGGTGCCATTGTTGCGATCACATTCCTCATGGCGGCGGTTTTTATCCCCGTTGCCTTTATGTCTGGTCCCGTAGGGATATTCTATCGGCAGTTTTCCATTACCATGGCAACATCTATCATCCTATCGGGTGTTGTGGCATTGACACTGACTCCAGCATTATGTGCGATCATGCTGAAGAATAATCATGGCAAGGCGAGAAAGAAATCTATTATCGATAAGTTTCTTGATTCCTTCAATAGATTGTTTGACAAGATGTCCAACAAATATGTTTACTTGTTGAAAGGGATAGTGGATAAACGGGTGTTTACATTTTTAGTCTTAATTGGTTTTTGTATTGGAGCCTACTTTTTGAATAATGCTGTTCCTGCAGGTTTTATCCCCAATGAAGACCAGGGGATGATTTATGCCATTATTCAAACGCCGCCAGGATCAACATTGGAACGAACCAATCTAGCGGCCCAGACATTGCAAAAAGAAGCTGAAAACATTGATGGTGTACAATCGGTATCGTCGTTAGCTGGTTATGAAATCCTGACTGAAGGAACCGGGGCAAATACGGGTACTTGTTTGATCAACTTGAAAAGCTGGGAAGAACGTAAAGAATCCTCGCAAGAGATTATTGAGCAACTAGAGGCCGCTGCCAAAAATATCCCAGGGGCGTCTATCGAGTTTTTCCAACCACCAGCCGTACCGGGCTATGGTGCCGCGGGTGGATTTGAGCTTCGTCTTCTGGACAAAGCAGGTTCTGGTGACTACAAGAAAATGGAAACGGTAAGTAAGGATTTTGTACGTGAGCTGAACAAGAGACCTGAATTATCGTCGGTATTTACCTTCTACAGCGCGAGTTTTCCGCAGTATATGTTGCATATAGACAATGATCTGGCGCAACAGAAGGGTGTTACCATTGATAATGCGCTGAATACGCTTTCGACCTTGGTTGGTAGTAATTACGAAACGAACTTCATTAAGTACGATCGCCAATATAAAGTTATGGTTCAGGCTTTGCCGCAATACAGGGCTTTGCCGGAAGATATCTTAAAGCTATATGTGAAGAATGAAAAAGATGAGATGGTTCCATTTTCAGCATTTATGCATATGGAAAAGGTTTACGGTCTTTCTGAGATCACTCGGCACAATATGTATATGGCATCTGAGATCTCAGGTTCTGCCGCACCGGGTTACAGTAGTGGTGAAGCAATTCAGGTAATTAATGAAGTCGCTGCCAAAACGTTACCTCGAGGCTATGGCATTGACTGGGCTGGTATCTCCAAAGATCAGGTAGGTCGTGGAAATCAGGCAATTTATATCTTCTTAATTTGTCTTGGTTTCGTTTATTTGATACTTTCCGCACAGTATGAGAGCTTTATTATGCCTTTTGCCGTGTTGCTTTCTTTACCAATCGGAATCTTTGGGGCCTTTCTATTATTGAAGTTATTGGGATTGGAAAACAACATTTATGCACAGGTCGCTTTGGTCATGCTCATAGGTTTACTTGGTAAAAATGCGGTGTTGATTGTTGAGTTTGCTGCCCAGCGGCATTCGCAAGGATTGAGTATTATTGAAGCTGCCTTGGATGGTGCAAAAGTTAGGTTTAGACCCATTTTGATGACGTCTTTTGCCTTTATAGCAGGCTTGATTCCCTTAGTTATGGCGTCTGGCCCAGGTGCAATAGGGAACCGTACGATCGGTACGGCAGCAGCGGGAGGTATGTTGTTTGGAACAGTGTTCGGTATTTTAGTGATACCAGGCTTGTACTATATCTTCGGAACTATTGCCTCTAGACGTAAGCTTATTAAACACGAAGATGAAAATCCATTAACTGAAGAACTTGATAATAATGACTAATCGCAGAAAAATACAATGGGTCATTGCATTTTCGCTTTCAGCAGCAGTGACGGGATGTAAGGTTCCGAAAGCGACACAAATAAAGGAGAATAAATTTGTTCCGCAGCAATTTACAGACGTAGATAAATCTGACACAACGAATTCAGCATCGGTTAAGTGGCGTGAATTTTTTACTGATCCAAATCTAGTTGTATTAATAGATACAGCGTTAAAAAACAATCAGGAACTGAATGTTACTTTGCAGGAGTTGGCAATCGCAAAGAATGATATTCTTTTACGAAAAGGGGCGTTGAAACCTACGGTTGGTTTACGTGCTGGAGGAGGTGTTGAAAAAGTTGGACGATATACCAGCCAGGGGGCGGGTGATGCCAGCACAGAAATTGCTCCTGGAAAGGAAATGCCGGATCCACTAGGAGATTTGACAATTGGTGCGTATGCAAGCTGGGAAATCGACGTTTGGAAAAAACTTAAGGACTCCGAGCAAGCCGCACTCAACCGTTATCTTGCTACGGTAGAAGGGAAAAATTTTGTCTTGAGTAGCCTTATTGCCGAGGTTGCCCGTTCGTATTATGAATTATTGGCATTGGACAATCAGTTGACCATTATCAAACAGAATATCGAGCTACAGGACAATGCGCTTTCGGTAATCCGATTGCAGAAGCAGGCTGCTCGTGTAACAGAACTGGCGGTTCAAAAGTTTGAAGCTGAAGTATTGAAAACCAAAGGTATGGAATTTGAGACGAGGCAGCAGATCAAAGAAACTGAAAACCGCATTAATTTTCTGTTGGGACGTTTTCCACAAGAGATCAAACGCGACAAAAGCAATTTTGTCGATTTGATCCCGGCGAAGGTTCAAACAGGCATACCGAGCCAATTACTAAGCAATAGACCTGATATTCGTGAGGCAGAATATGAGCTCGCTGCCGCGAAATTGGATGTACAGATCGCACGGAAAGAGTTTTACCCTTCTTTGGAGATTTCGGCTGCTTTGGGTTTACAGGCATTCAAGCCTTCTTATCTATTTAAGATGCCTGAATCAGTTTTGTATAATCTAATAGGGGAGCTTGCAGCACCATTGATCAACAAAAACGGGCTTAAAGCTGAATTTAATACGGCCAACGCGAAACAAATACAGGCTGTATATAATTACGAGAAGACAATTCTGAATGCTTACTTAGAAGTCTCTACACAACTTTCTAATATTGAAAACCTAGGGCGCAGCTACGATTTCAAAACAAAAGAAGTTGAGGTTCTGAATAATTCCGTGTCTGTGTCAAATGATCTCTTTAAATCAGCGAGGGCAGACTACATGGAGGTTTTGATGACACAACGCGATGTACTGGATTCGAAACTTGAATTGATAGAAACGAAGAAGCAGCAGCTCAATGCTGTTGTCAATATCTATAAAGATTTGGGAGGAGGCTGGAAATAAGTTGTTTGTTTGAATGGACCCCGCTAGGCGGGGTTCTTTTTTTATAAGCCCGTGCAAACTTCTTTCTTGTGGAAATAGAATTAATGCTTATTTTTAATCCTTATTTAATCAATCGTATTTGTTTTATGGAATCACAAGAGTACATTCTTATCAATGATGACGCTGAAAGGGGAGTGTTTTATAAAAAAACTTATCTTCATGTTGCGCTTTCGATTTTGGCATTTATCGTTTTGGAAACTTTGCTGATCAAATTGATCCCTTATGATTTTATCGTTTGGATGGTTAGCGGAAAATTTATTTGGTTATTCTTATTGGGATGTTTTTGGTTAGGGTCCACACTTTCATCAAGATGGACACTTTCGCAAAGCCGTCAAACCCAATATCTAGGACTAGCTTTCTATATTGTACTGGAAGCAATCATCTTCCTCCCAATGATTTTTATGGCGGTGTTTATGACGGAAGGTATTAGTGTCATTTATCAAGCAAGTATAATGACTTTGGCATTGTTTACTGGGCTTACCGTCGTAGCATTTGTATCCAATAAAGATTTTTCATTTCTCAGGAATATCCTGGTAATTGGAGGCTTCTTATCTTTGGGGGCAATTGTCGCTGGCGCTATTTTTGGTTTTGAACTTGGATTATGGTTCTCGGTTGCAATGATTGGCCTTGCTTCCGGAAGCATACTCTATCAAACTCAAAATCTGAAGTATAGTTACGGCAACGAACAATATGTTGGGGCGGCCCTACAGCTATTTTCATCGATAATGTTGCTGTTCTGGTACATTCTACGAATTTTAATGCGGAGAAGATAAATTTTGTTCCTTTTGAAAATAAGAAAAGGTGGTTAAAGTAAAGTTTATTTTAACCACCTTTTTTTGCTTTGTATAGTTTCTATTTTAGTATGTTTTTCAGATTTTTCAGTCCCT
Proteins encoded in this window:
- a CDS encoding DUF763 domain-containing protein; this encodes MKRSGTADLPLHYGKVPAWLYERMASLGRSIVEVILMDYGKDEVLRRLADPFWFQSFGAVLGMDWHSSGITTAVMGALKRAINPDAKSLGLYICGGKGKLSMQTPQELLQLSDRIGLDGNGLIRSSKLVAKVDNTAIQDGYQLYLHNFIVTDQGNWSVVQQGMHEKDGTARRYHWHSEKVKSFVEEPHAGISGPSQGIILNLTAAEAAANRAGIMTIVREDSSKVMQDFAKLIMPAHHDVRAADVDLKRLGAMLYVARESQPSHFEDLLLLKGVGPRTLQSLALVSEVIHGAPSRFNDPARFSFAHGGKDGHPFPVPLTIYDESIQILQKGVEKSKLGYGEKLKSINKLHQIVVDSERDFQPQFDIQQIIAEERRDSWKYGGRTVFGDAEPLRTNGRGLQLSLF
- a CDS encoding efflux RND transporter periplasmic adaptor subunit, coding for MKRVFMLASLAISLCQIGCTSKKEEKEEKEKFTATSPVQMDTTIRKDFVSQIRSFRNIELRAQEKGYLEQIFVDEGQFVHKGQLLFRIMPKMYEAEYRKSSAEVNVAEIEVQNTKTLADKNVVSPNELAMAKAKLEQAKAEAAIAKLHLSFTEIRAPFDGTIDRIPLKLGSLVDEGELLTSLSDNSEMLVYFNVSEPEYLSYQTNVSKRGDTHVGLLLANNELFAQNGLVETIESEFNSETGNIAFRAKFPNPNRLLKHGESGKVVMNFPLKQVLIIPQKATYEMQDRKYVYVVDKDGKLKARHITIGNSLPDLYVVTSGLQKDDKFLLDGIQKAKEDDKISYSFVQPKDAISNLKLKTE
- a CDS encoding efflux RND transporter permease subunit, encoding MFSRFINRPVLSIVISLIIVFLGVLSMVQLPVTQFPSISPPKVNITAEYPGANGELMIKSVIIPLERAINGVPGMKYMASDAGNDGEASIQVVFNLGTDPNQASLNVQNRVASVVNKLPPIVVREGVKITREESNMLMYINLYSKDKELDGNFMYNYADMNIVSELRRVDGVGVANILGTRELAMRIWLKPDRMTAYKISAEEVMKALSEQSLEASPGKAGESSGMTSQSFEYVLKYPGRFTTTEGYGNIVLRAGENGEMLRLKDVADIKFGSAMYDIYSTLNGKPSAAIVLKQSYGSNASQVIQDVKSKMKELKASFPKGLDYEISYDVSKFLDASMEKVVHTLLEAFVLVAIVVFLFLGDWRSTLIPTIAVPVSLVGSFLFMQFFGITINLITLFALVLAIGVVVDDAIVVIEAVHAKMEELHISAYKATKKAMHEISGAIVAITFLMAAVFIPVAFMSGPVGIFYRQFSITMATSIILSGVVALTLTPALCAIMLKNNHGKARKKSIIDKFLDSFNRLFDKMSNKYVYLLKGIVDKRVFTFLVLIGFCIGAYFLNNAVPAGFIPNEDQGMIYAIIQTPPGSTLERTNLAAQTLQKEAENIDGVQSVSSLAGYEILTEGTGANTGTCLINLKSWEERKESSQEIIEQLEAAAKNIPGASIEFFQPPAVPGYGAAGGFELRLLDKAGSGDYKKMETVSKDFVRELNKRPELSSVFTFYSASFPQYMLHIDNDLAQQKGVTIDNALNTLSTLVGSNYETNFIKYDRQYKVMVQALPQYRALPEDILKLYVKNEKDEMVPFSAFMHMEKVYGLSEITRHNMYMASEISGSAAPGYSSGEAIQVINEVAAKTLPRGYGIDWAGISKDQVGRGNQAIYIFLICLGFVYLILSAQYESFIMPFAVLLSLPIGIFGAFLLLKLLGLENNIYAQVALVMLIGLLGKNAVLIVEFAAQRHSQGLSIIEAALDGAKVRFRPILMTSFAFIAGLIPLVMASGPGAIGNRTIGTAAAGGMLFGTVFGILVIPGLYYIFGTIASRRKLIKHEDENPLTEELDNND
- a CDS encoding efflux transporter outer membrane subunit, which codes for MTNRRKIQWVIAFSLSAAVTGCKVPKATQIKENKFVPQQFTDVDKSDTTNSASVKWREFFTDPNLVVLIDTALKNNQELNVTLQELAIAKNDILLRKGALKPTVGLRAGGGVEKVGRYTSQGAGDASTEIAPGKEMPDPLGDLTIGAYASWEIDVWKKLKDSEQAALNRYLATVEGKNFVLSSLIAEVARSYYELLALDNQLTIIKQNIELQDNALSVIRLQKQAARVTELAVQKFEAEVLKTKGMEFETRQQIKETENRINFLLGRFPQEIKRDKSNFVDLIPAKVQTGIPSQLLSNRPDIREAEYELAAAKLDVQIARKEFYPSLEISAALGLQAFKPSYLFKMPESVLYNLIGELAAPLINKNGLKAEFNTANAKQIQAVYNYEKTILNAYLEVSTQLSNIENLGRSYDFKTKEVEVLNNSVSVSNDLFKSARADYMEVLMTQRDVLDSKLELIETKKQQLNAVVNIYKDLGGGWK
- a CDS encoding Bax inhibitor-1 family protein codes for the protein MEIELMLIFNPYLINRICFMESQEYILINDDAERGVFYKKTYLHVALSILAFIVLETLLIKLIPYDFIVWMVSGKFIWLFLLGCFWLGSTLSSRWTLSQSRQTQYLGLAFYIVLEAIIFLPMIFMAVFMTEGISVIYQASIMTLALFTGLTVVAFVSNKDFSFLRNILVIGGFLSLGAIVAGAIFGFELGLWFSVAMIGLASGSILYQTQNLKYSYGNEQYVGAALQLFSSIMLLFWYILRILMRRR